In a single window of the Caproicibacterium sp. BJN0003 genome:
- the scfB gene encoding thioether cross-link-forming SCIFF peptide maturase → MIHKYALNGYRIVLDTNSGAVHLFDEAPFALLDYCDDQVPDKLPQEAIAVLQPKFGKNVLEEAHQELLELQKMGQLFSSDDYAQFAGMMRGAPIKSMCLNVAHDCNLRCEYCFAAKGDFGRGRMLMPLNVAKKSIDFLIANSGDRYNLELDFFGGEPLMNFDVVKETVRYARSLEKEHHKNFRFTITTNGILLDDDKIDFINREMSNCVLSIDGRKEVNDRLRVRADGKSGSYDAIVPKFQKLVASRGDKDYYARGTFTKYNLDFTKDILHLVDLGFDQISVEPVVSDPKLDYSIKEEDLPRVFEEYDRLSQEIIKRRKEGRGFNFFHFMIDLNQGPCAIKRLRGCSCGNEYVAVTPEGDIFPCHQFVGDDKWKMGSVLDGTYDHAMKDRFAAANVYAKSECMKCWAKFYCSGGCNANNNQYEHDILKAHKISCDLEQKRLECAIMIQAAMADFHSES, encoded by the coding sequence ATGATCCATAAGTATGCTTTAAATGGCTATAGAATTGTTCTGGACACCAATTCTGGCGCAGTTCATCTTTTTGATGAAGCACCTTTTGCCTTGCTTGATTATTGTGATGATCAGGTACCGGACAAGCTTCCACAGGAAGCAATTGCTGTTTTGCAGCCAAAATTCGGGAAGAATGTTTTAGAGGAAGCCCATCAGGAACTTTTAGAACTGCAGAAAATGGGACAACTTTTTTCTTCCGACGATTATGCGCAGTTTGCAGGGATGATGCGTGGAGCACCAATTAAGTCAATGTGTCTAAATGTGGCGCATGACTGCAATTTGCGCTGTGAATACTGCTTTGCGGCAAAAGGTGATTTTGGTCGTGGGCGTATGTTAATGCCACTGAATGTTGCGAAAAAATCAATCGATTTTTTGATTGCAAATTCAGGAGATCGCTATAACCTCGAACTGGATTTCTTTGGCGGAGAGCCTCTTATGAACTTTGATGTTGTAAAAGAGACTGTTCGTTATGCTCGATCTTTAGAAAAAGAGCATCATAAGAATTTTCGTTTCACGATTACGACAAACGGGATTTTGCTTGATGATGATAAAATTGATTTTATTAATCGTGAAATGTCGAATTGTGTTCTTTCAATCGATGGACGAAAAGAAGTAAATGATCGTCTACGTGTTCGCGCTGATGGAAAAAGCGGATCGTATGATGCAATTGTGCCGAAATTTCAAAAACTGGTTGCCTCCCGTGGAGACAAGGATTATTATGCCCGCGGCACTTTTACAAAATATAATTTAGATTTCACAAAAGATATTTTACATTTAGTAGATCTAGGATTTGATCAGATTTCAGTAGAGCCTGTTGTATCAGATCCAAAACTCGATTATTCAATTAAAGAAGAAGATCTTCCCAGAGTGTTTGAAGAATATGATCGGTTGTCTCAGGAAATCATCAAACGCAGAAAAGAGGGAAGAGGGTTTAACTTCTTCCATTTTATGATTGATTTGAATCAGGGCCCCTGTGCAATCAAACGTCTGCGTGGATGCAGCTGCGGAAACGAATATGTAGCTGTTACACCAGAGGGCGATATTTTCCCTTGTCATCAATTTGTAGGAGACGACAAATGGAAAATGGGAAGTGTTTTGGATGGAACCTATGATCACGCAATGAAGGATCGATTCGCTGCAGCAAATGTATATGCAAAATCAGAATGCATGAAATGTTGGGCAAAATTTTATTGCAGCGGTGGATGCAACGCAAACAACAATCAATACGAGCATGATATTTTGAAAGCACATAAAATTTCTTGTGACCTTGAGCAAAAACGTTTGGAATGTGCAATCATGATTCAGGCAGCAATGGCGGATTTTCATTCAGAATCATAA
- a CDS encoding stage II sporulation protein M has protein sequence MKAVISYNKNRINLSVISEALHKYHRLALWAVILLAGVICGALLSVKLDVSHLQKVEQLFASNYSSLTTETAGQKFASSISASFLFVFACFLCGLSVWGAFFIPMVPFFRGIGIGITGGYLYLMRGMQGFLFYGFILLPGAFFSCLSVLFASNFSWSFSKRISSAGLFGKEAPPELLTYFQQFGIVLLLSIIGAALDTVLSVGFSGKFIFT, from the coding sequence ATGAAAGCCGTTATTTCTTATAATAAAAATCGGATTAATCTCAGCGTGATTTCAGAGGCACTTCATAAGTATCATCGTTTGGCTCTTTGGGCCGTTATCTTACTTGCAGGAGTCATCTGTGGAGCGTTGTTGTCAGTCAAATTAGATGTTTCTCATCTGCAAAAAGTGGAACAGCTTTTTGCTAGCAATTATTCTTCTTTGACAACAGAAACTGCTGGGCAAAAATTTGCGTCATCTATTTCTGCTTCATTCTTATTTGTATTTGCCTGTTTTTTATGCGGGCTTTCCGTTTGGGGAGCTTTTTTTATTCCGATGGTTCCATTTTTCAGAGGGATTGGAATTGGAATTACAGGTGGATATTTGTATTTGATGCGCGGAATGCAGGGCTTTTTATTTTATGGCTTTATTTTGTTGCCAGGTGCTTTTTTCAGTTGCTTGTCCGTCCTTTTTGCTTCTAATTTTTCTTGGAGCTTTTCTAAAAGGATTTCTTCTGCAGGACTATTTGGGAAAGAAGCACCACCGGAGCTTTTAACATACTTTCAGCAATTTGGAATTGTTTTGTTACTATCGATTATCGGCGCAGCACTTGATACAGTATTATCGGTTGGGTTTTCTGGAAAATTTATTTTTACATGA
- a CDS encoding tyrosine recombinase, with product MKDYCAEFKNYLVKVKKVSNNTLDSYLRDLQNYLEFLKKQKTLPADADSATVDKYVKYLKDSKKSNATITRHIASARCFYQFLMINGSVSENPAKGIKLDKPEKKLPQILSGEEIELLLSQPNAKELKGCRDKAMLELLYATGIRASELVDLNVEDINLHTGVLCCHSGKSERVIPVYAQAVTAISDYIFRVRRMIISPDGGQALFTNLNGHRLTRQGFWKIVKGYAETAGITKEITPYTLRHSFALHLLENGAELKDIQQMLGHADISSTQVYVRLLNDHFKEVYNHCHPRAKLG from the coding sequence ATGAAGGATTACTGTGCGGAATTTAAAAATTACTTGGTAAAGGTAAAAAAGGTCTCCAATAATACTTTGGATTCTTATCTACGAGATTTACAAAATTATTTGGAGTTTTTAAAAAAGCAGAAAACACTTCCTGCTGATGCTGATTCCGCTACAGTAGATAAGTATGTAAAATACTTAAAAGATTCCAAAAAATCGAATGCTACCATTACTCGTCATATTGCTTCTGCACGTTGCTTTTATCAATTTCTGATGATCAATGGAAGTGTGAGCGAAAATCCGGCGAAAGGGATTAAACTGGACAAACCGGAAAAAAAGCTTCCTCAGATTTTAAGCGGTGAGGAAATCGAATTGCTCTTGTCGCAGCCGAATGCAAAGGAACTAAAGGGCTGCCGCGATAAAGCAATGTTGGAACTGCTTTATGCCACGGGAATCCGTGCCTCAGAATTGGTAGACTTAAATGTGGAAGATATTAATTTGCATACAGGCGTTCTCTGTTGCCATAGCGGGAAAAGTGAGCGTGTCATTCCTGTTTATGCGCAAGCAGTGACAGCCATTTCGGATTATATTTTCCGTGTCCGTAGAATGATTATTTCTCCAGATGGCGGACAGGCACTTTTTACGAATCTAAATGGGCATCGTTTAACACGCCAGGGATTTTGGAAAATCGTAAAAGGGTATGCGGAAACTGCCGGAATTACAAAGGAGATTACGCCATATACGCTCCGTCATTCTTTTGCACTTCATCTACTCGAAAATGGTGCGGAATTGAAAGATATTCAGCAGATGCTTGGTCATGCTGATATTTCTTCCACACAGGTTTATGTTCGTCTTTTAAATGATCATTTTAAAGAAGTTTATAATCATTGTCATCCTCGTGCAAAGCTTGGATAA
- a CDS encoding tyrosine recombinase XerC, translated as MDQTAFDYSDAPDILKRFLIYLEAIKGKSPKTVQEYYFDLRTFFRYLKSSRGLVPSETSFEKISISDIDLELLKTVDLTEIYEYFHYLQTTRHNHAAARSRKVSSLHTFFEYLTNKTNQLKINPVQELETPKTPKRLPKYLSLEQSIELLSAVKGPYKERDYCILTLFLNCGMRLSELVGLNLTDVRHNSGTLRIIGKGNKERIVYLNEACQDAINRYIAVRPKDHLIDRTALFISRQHKRISPKTVQALVKKYLADIDLGGPGYSVHKLRHTAATLMYQKGHVDIRVLKDILGHENLGTTEIYTHLSDQQMEQAAESNPLAHIKPKSDHK; from the coding sequence ATGGATCAAACGGCTTTTGATTATTCTGATGCGCCGGATATCTTAAAACGCTTTCTAATTTATTTGGAAGCGATCAAAGGAAAGTCGCCCAAAACCGTACAGGAATATTATTTCGATCTTCGTACTTTTTTTAGATATTTAAAATCTAGTCGCGGACTGGTTCCATCAGAAACTTCATTTGAAAAAATTTCAATTTCTGATATTGATCTTGAACTCCTAAAAACGGTTGATTTAACAGAAATTTATGAGTATTTTCATTATCTACAAACCACGCGGCATAATCATGCTGCAGCACGTTCTCGTAAAGTTAGTAGTTTGCACACTTTTTTTGAATATCTGACTAATAAAACCAATCAGCTCAAAATCAATCCTGTTCAAGAATTAGAAACACCCAAAACACCAAAAAGACTTCCTAAATATTTGTCTCTCGAACAAAGCATCGAATTGCTGTCAGCAGTAAAAGGGCCTTATAAGGAACGTGATTACTGTATCTTAACTCTATTTTTAAACTGTGGAATGCGGCTTTCTGAACTAGTTGGGCTAAATCTTACGGATGTCCGGCATAACAGCGGAACTTTAAGGATTATCGGTAAAGGTAATAAAGAGAGAATTGTCTATTTAAATGAAGCCTGCCAGGATGCTATTAATCGTTATATTGCGGTTCGACCAAAAGATCATCTGATTGATCGAACGGCACTTTTTATTAGCCGGCAGCATAAACGTATTAGTCCTAAAACAGTACAAGCATTAGTCAAAAAATATTTGGCAGATATTGATCTAGGTGGACCTGGATATAGTGTACATAAGCTTCGTCATACAGCAGCGACCCTCATGTATCAGAAAGGTCATGTGGATATTCGAGTTTTAAAAGATATTTTAGGCCATGAAAATCTTGGAACTACAGAAATTTATACGCATTTGTCTGATCAACAAATGGAACAGGCTGCAGAGTCAAATCCCTTGGCACATATTAAACCCAAATCAGATCATAAATAA
- the radA gene encoding DNA repair protein RadA codes for MSGKSKSIYVCSQCGYESAKWYGKCPGCGEWNTMNEEIREPVRNVSPKSTLYSMKGRQHPQLLSEISTDIETRYQTGVGELDRVLGGGIVKGSLILISGEPGIGKSTILLQICEHLGKALRILYVSGEESSRQIKLRASRLQVHSENLLILTETDVQLITEQIRETKPDLVMIDSIQTMNLSELNSAPGSITQVRECTNLYMRTAKELEIPTILVGHVNKDGAIAGPKVLEHIVDAVLYFEGDRQMSYRILRAVKNRYGSTNEIGVFDMGDHGLQEVSNPSMALLSGRPTHVSGTCVTCVLEGSRSILAEIQGLVTTTGFGNPRRMSTGFDYNRMNLLLAVLEKRGGYYFSNLDAYLNVVGGLRLEEPACDLAVAIALISSLKDLPVPEDTVVFGEIGLAGEIRSVLHADQRVSECARMGFKRCILPANCLKNLEGRYSGIELIGVKNIRQAIGALGG; via the coding sequence ATGTCTGGAAAATCCAAAAGTATCTATGTCTGCAGCCAATGCGGGTATGAATCCGCAAAATGGTATGGAAAATGTCCCGGCTGCGGCGAGTGGAATACAATGAACGAAGAAATTAGAGAACCTGTTCGAAATGTGTCCCCAAAATCTACGCTATATTCGATGAAAGGCCGTCAACATCCACAGCTTCTTTCTGAGATCAGCACCGATATAGAAACGCGATATCAAACTGGGGTAGGGGAGCTCGACCGTGTATTAGGAGGAGGAATTGTAAAAGGTTCTTTAATCCTAATCAGCGGAGAACCTGGAATCGGTAAGAGTACGATTTTACTCCAGATCTGTGAGCATTTAGGGAAAGCACTCCGAATTTTGTATGTATCCGGAGAAGAGTCCAGCCGACAAATTAAATTGCGGGCTTCCAGGCTCCAAGTTCATTCGGAAAATCTTTTGATTTTGACTGAAACGGACGTTCAATTAATTACAGAGCAGATTCGCGAAACGAAACCGGACCTTGTGATGATTGATTCCATTCAAACGATGAATCTCTCCGAATTAAATTCTGCTCCAGGTAGCATCACGCAAGTTCGTGAATGCACAAACTTATATATGAGAACAGCAAAAGAGCTGGAGATCCCCACTATATTGGTAGGGCATGTTAACAAAGACGGTGCAATTGCAGGACCAAAGGTTTTGGAACACATTGTAGATGCGGTATTATATTTTGAGGGCGACCGTCAAATGAGCTATCGGATTCTGCGGGCGGTAAAAAATCGTTATGGTTCCACTAATGAAATTGGCGTTTTTGATATGGGAGACCATGGACTACAAGAGGTTTCCAATCCTTCTATGGCGCTGCTTTCCGGTCGGCCAACCCATGTATCGGGAACTTGCGTAACGTGCGTTTTAGAGGGAAGCAGATCTATTTTAGCAGAAATACAAGGGCTTGTTACAACAACAGGATTTGGAAATCCAAGACGAATGTCTACCGGGTTTGACTATAATCGTATGAATTTACTTTTAGCGGTATTGGAAAAGCGCGGGGGATATTATTTTTCCAATTTGGATGCTTATTTAAATGTGGTTGGTGGTCTGCGGTTAGAAGAACCTGCCTGTGATCTTGCGGTTGCAATTGCTCTGATTTCCAGTCTAAAAGATTTGCCGGTTCCGGAAGATACCGTCGTGTTTGGAGAAATCGGTCTTGCCGGAGAAATTCGATCGGTCCTGCATGCCGACCAGCGAGTCAGCGAATGTGCAAGAATGGGATTTAAACGTTGTATCCTTCCGGCAAACTGTTTAAAGAACCTAGAAGGGCGCTACAGCGGAATTGAACTTATTGGCGTGAAAAATATTCGCCAGGCGATTGGGGCTCTGGGTGGTTAA
- a CDS encoding N-acetylmuramoyl-L-alanine amidase, which produces MKHSRKNKLTILALALCCTGLLTLTFCSYHQAAKLAAAKVDPNPPIILDAGHGGEDGGATGKSQLPEKDLNLAITQMLQKKLSDSGYQVIMTRDSDVSLGDPKLSTIHERKTSDIHQRLAILQGTPGAIFISIHQNYFSESRYSGAQVFYSKNDTQSKTLAESIRASIVNSVQPDNDRQLKPATSSIYLLWHAKSPAVLVECGFLSNDSEAKLLNDSEYQEKIACAIFEGINAYLTSPSDQTSSGD; this is translated from the coding sequence ATGAAGCATTCCCGGAAAAATAAATTGACTATTTTGGCTTTGGCTCTCTGCTGTACAGGGCTTTTAACGTTGACTTTTTGCTCCTATCATCAAGCAGCCAAACTTGCAGCGGCAAAAGTCGACCCTAATCCACCGATTATCCTTGACGCAGGGCATGGTGGGGAAGATGGAGGCGCTACTGGAAAATCCCAGCTGCCTGAAAAAGATTTGAATCTGGCAATTACTCAAATGCTGCAAAAAAAACTATCCGACTCTGGTTATCAGGTAATCATGACTCGAGACAGCGATGTTTCTTTAGGCGATCCTAAGTTGTCTACCATACATGAACGCAAAACCTCTGATATCCATCAGCGACTTGCTATTTTACAAGGAACTCCTGGCGCTATTTTTATCAGTATTCATCAAAATTATTTTAGCGAAAGCAGATACAGTGGCGCACAAGTCTTTTATTCCAAAAATGATACACAAAGTAAAACTCTTGCAGAATCCATTCGGGCAAGCATTGTAAATTCTGTTCAACCGGATAATGATCGTCAATTAAAGCCGGCCACCAGCAGTATTTATCTTCTTTGGCACGCGAAAAGTCCGGCAGTTTTAGTAGAATGCGGCTTTCTTTCTAATGATTCAGAAGCAAAACTTTTAAATGATTCGGAATATCAGGAAAAAATTGCCTGCGCAATTTTTGAGGGCATCAACGCTTATTTAACGAGTCCTTCTGATCAGACTTCTTCTGGGGATTGA
- a CDS encoding MATE family efflux transporter, which yields MEKNEIIDQTNEQTQPLTPNKMGTKLMFPLIISMALPAMFSMMIQALYNVVDSYFVAQISEDALTAVSLVFPIQSLLIALGIGTAVGINSLVSRRLGEQNFSEANSAATHGILLGLLNYIVFFIVGFFSRPFIGLFTSTPEVIEMGTQYMQIVCFFSFGVFVEVNIEKSLQATGNMLYPMTFQLIGAVTNIILDPIFIFGLFGVPRMSVAGAAIATVLGQILSMIVALIVLTKKEHEITVSFHHFHVNKRIIKNIYEVGLPAIVMQSIGSVMVMGINAILMSYTETAVAFFGVYFKLQSFVFMPVFGLNQGIMPIIGYNFGAQNKRRMKDCLRYGTMIAVVIMIIGVVVFWTIPNLLLGIFNASDVMLSIGVPALRTISLCFIPAAIGITFSGEFQAVGKGTYSLLVSLLRQLCILLPAAYLLSVLTHSLPSIWYAFPIAEFFSCIASILLHSRIKKKMLSKF from the coding sequence ATGGAAAAAAACGAAATAATTGATCAAACAAACGAACAAACACAACCCTTAACACCAAATAAAATGGGAACGAAATTAATGTTTCCATTGATTATTTCAATGGCACTGCCAGCAATGTTCTCTATGATGATTCAGGCCCTTTATAACGTAGTAGACAGTTATTTTGTTGCACAAATCAGTGAAGATGCTTTAACTGCTGTTTCTTTGGTGTTCCCAATTCAAAGTCTGCTAATTGCTCTTGGAATTGGTACTGCGGTCGGAATTAATTCTCTAGTATCAAGGCGCCTCGGCGAACAAAATTTTTCAGAAGCCAATTCTGCAGCTACACACGGAATTCTTTTAGGCCTTTTAAATTATATTGTCTTTTTTATTGTTGGCTTTTTTTCACGTCCGTTTATCGGATTGTTTACGAGTACACCAGAAGTGATTGAAATGGGCACACAGTATATGCAAATTGTATGCTTCTTTTCCTTTGGAGTTTTTGTGGAAGTCAATATTGAAAAGTCTCTACAGGCAACCGGAAATATGCTGTACCCAATGACGTTCCAGCTGATTGGCGCTGTTACCAATATTATCTTGGATCCTATTTTTATCTTTGGATTATTTGGAGTCCCAAGAATGAGTGTAGCCGGTGCAGCAATTGCTACTGTCTTAGGACAAATTCTTTCAATGATCGTAGCACTTATCGTTCTTACAAAAAAAGAACACGAAATCACTGTTTCTTTTCACCATTTTCATGTAAATAAAAGAATCATTAAAAACATCTATGAAGTTGGACTGCCTGCAATCGTGATGCAGTCTATTGGTTCTGTGATGGTCATGGGAATCAATGCAATTCTGATGTCCTATACCGAAACGGCAGTTGCTTTCTTTGGTGTTTATTTTAAACTGCAATCTTTTGTTTTTATGCCTGTTTTTGGATTGAATCAGGGGATCATGCCGATTATAGGATATAATTTTGGTGCACAAAATAAAAGACGGATGAAAGACTGCCTTCGCTATGGAACCATGATTGCTGTGGTCATTATGATAATCGGCGTCGTCGTGTTTTGGACAATTCCAAATTTGTTGCTGGGAATTTTTAATGCTTCCGATGTGATGCTTTCAATAGGCGTTCCTGCGCTTAGAACGATCAGCCTCTGCTTTATCCCGGCTGCTATTGGAATCACGTTCTCAGGCGAATTTCAGGCAGTAGGGAAGGGAACTTACAGCCTTTTAGTCTCTTTATTAAGACAACTTTGCATTTTACTTCCGGCTGCCTATTTATTGTCTGTATTAACACATTCTTTGCCGTCAATTTGGTATGCTTTCCCAATTGCAGAGTTTTTCTCTTGTATTGCAAGTATCCTGTTGCATAGCCGAATTAAGAAAAAGATGCTCTCTAAATTTTAA
- a CDS encoding DNA-deoxyinosine glycosylase — protein MVPKKIIHPLEPVWSPECRALVLGTMPSPKSRMVGFYYGHPQNRFWRVLAEIFGETVPNSNAEKTSFLLQHRIALWDVLKSCRICGASDQSITEPVPNDFSVLLKETEIQSIYTTGQKAFQLYESLVYPKTKIHAIALPSTSPANCRMSFHDLVDAYRVLLNTVNIK, from the coding sequence ATGGTTCCTAAAAAAATCATACATCCTTTAGAGCCAGTCTGGAGCCCAGAATGTAGAGCTTTGGTTTTGGGGACAATGCCTTCCCCTAAATCCCGTATGGTAGGATTTTATTATGGGCATCCACAGAATCGTTTCTGGCGCGTTTTAGCCGAAATTTTTGGCGAAACTGTTCCGAATTCTAATGCAGAAAAAACTTCTTTTCTTTTGCAACATCGAATTGCTTTATGGGATGTTTTAAAATCTTGTCGAATTTGCGGTGCTTCTGATCAATCAATTACGGAACCTGTTCCTAATGATTTTTCAGTTTTACTAAAAGAAACAGAAATTCAGTCGATTTATACAACAGGACAAAAAGCTTTTCAGTTATATGAAAGCCTCGTTTATCCAAAGACTAAAATTCATGCAATTGCTTTGCCTTCTACAAGTCCCGCTAATTGCCGTATGAGCTTTCATGATTTGGTAGATGCTTATCGTGTTTTGTTGAATACTGTCAACATAAAATGA
- a CDS encoding class I SAM-dependent DNA methyltransferase translates to MSYSAFANYYDYLMKDVNYPALAQYLRRVLAQFGHTPKLALDLACGTGSLTLELKQMGIDIYGIDASPDMLSIAQQKVAAAGEKILFLCQKMQNLDLYGTIDTVFCTLDSLNHLSGKKELLKAFQKVSLFLEPNGYFVFDLNTPYKHQHVLADHTFVYDLDPVYCIWQNLYEERENRVSISLDFFKREGQIYHRSHENFYEYAYSIDDIRSLLELSGLQMRAVYEDFTFNAPTNHTERILVVSEKSSVKNMEKVIDK, encoded by the coding sequence ATGAGTTATTCGGCTTTTGCAAATTATTACGATTATTTAATGAAAGATGTTAATTACCCGGCGCTGGCACAATACCTGCGCCGGGTTTTGGCACAATTTGGGCATACTCCTAAACTTGCATTGGACCTTGCTTGTGGTACCGGCAGCTTAACCTTGGAACTCAAGCAAATGGGAATTGACATCTATGGAATCGATGCCAGCCCTGATATGCTTTCGATTGCGCAACAAAAAGTGGCTGCAGCGGGAGAGAAAATTTTATTTCTTTGCCAAAAGATGCAGAATTTAGATCTTTATGGGACGATCGATACTGTTTTTTGTACTTTGGATAGCTTAAATCATCTATCCGGAAAAAAAGAACTTTTAAAAGCTTTTCAGAAAGTTTCTCTGTTTCTGGAGCCAAATGGATATTTTGTTTTTGATTTGAATACGCCATACAAGCATCAGCATGTTTTAGCGGATCATACTTTTGTTTATGATCTCGATCCTGTTTATTGTATCTGGCAGAATCTTTATGAAGAACGTGAAAATCGAGTCTCTATTTCTCTGGATTTCTTTAAAAGGGAAGGGCAAATTTATCATCGAAGCCATGAAAATTTTTACGAATATGCCTATTCTATCGATGACATTCGTTCTTTATTAGAACTATCAGGTTTGCAGATGCGCGCAGTTTATGAAGATTTTACTTTTAACGCTCCGACAAATCACACAGAACGAATTTTGGTGGTTTCTGAAAAATCATCTGTAAAAAACATGGAAAAAGTTATTGACAAATAA